The following coding sequences lie in one Mucilaginibacter sp. KACC 22773 genomic window:
- a CDS encoding glucose 1-dehydrogenase: protein MNQTPSLKDQSALVTGADSGIGKGVALALAAAGAKVVINYAHNQAAAEEVVAQITASGGEAFAVQADVSHEDEVKAMFAQMFARYGTIDILVNNAGLQKDSKFVDMTLADWNTVISVNLTGQFLCSREAAKEFIRRGVVEERSVAAGKIICMSSVHEVIPWAGHVNYAASKGGISMFMKSIAQELAPHKIRVVGIGPGAIQTPINKSAWDTTEALNKLLTLIPYNRIGKPGDIGQLAAWLASDQADYITGTTIFMDGGMTLYPGFADNG from the coding sequence ATGAACCAAACTCCATCGTTAAAAGATCAATCGGCCCTGGTAACAGGCGCCGATAGCGGTATAGGTAAAGGCGTTGCCCTGGCACTGGCGGCCGCGGGTGCCAAAGTAGTAATCAATTATGCGCATAACCAGGCAGCTGCCGAGGAGGTTGTTGCACAAATAACAGCCTCTGGCGGCGAGGCCTTCGCAGTGCAGGCCGACGTAAGCCACGAAGACGAGGTAAAAGCCATGTTTGCTCAAATGTTTGCCCGCTATGGCACCATTGACATATTGGTTAACAATGCCGGCCTGCAAAAAGACTCCAAATTTGTAGATATGACTTTGGCGGATTGGAATACGGTGATCAGCGTTAACCTTACCGGCCAGTTTTTATGTTCGCGCGAAGCCGCCAAAGAATTTATCCGCAGGGGAGTAGTTGAAGAAAGAAGCGTGGCTGCCGGCAAAATCATTTGTATGAGCAGCGTACATGAAGTAATTCCCTGGGCCGGGCATGTTAACTATGCCGCCAGTAAAGGTGGCATCAGTATGTTTATGAAGAGTATAGCCCAGGAGCTTGCGCCTCATAAAATCAGGGTTGTTGGCATCGGGCCGGGCGCTATTCAAACTCCCATTAACAAATCGGCCTGGGATACAACCGAAGCGCTGAACAAATTACTAACCCTGATACCTTATAACCGGATAGGCAAACCTGGCGATATTGGGCAGCTGGCAGCCTGGCTGGCATCAGACCAGGCCGACTATATAACCGGTACCACCATATTTATGGATGGGGGCATGACTTTATACCCCGGATTTGCTGATAATGGTTAA
- a CDS encoding MFS transporter, whose amino-acid sequence MDDTSVANRAKLRTGISIFFFISGFGYSSWASRIPSLQQQLHLNEAELGAVLFALPIGLMLTMPITSKMLRHFSSRSIMFGGVTAFTLLLCLPGFTAYMWELILVLFFIGSTRNVIAITVNAQAVGVQAMYDKPIMVTFHGIWSLAGFAGAAVGYIMVYFNVAPTYHLIGVSVVLFILTLWFYPSSLEQAPYGQSNTTVFSFPDKDLLKFALIAFACMACENTMYDWSSIYFQKALQASKATSTAAFVVYMFFMTLGRFTGDRIVAATSIKKVLNFSGVFILLGFLMAVLLPYIYTAFIGYAMVGMGISCVVPLVFSMAGRSKTLKSGQALAAISTVSYLGFLIIPPFVGFVAQAAGLRWAFGIVSGFGALIIMMVARIKEESEADEVLA is encoded by the coding sequence ATGGACGACACCAGTGTTGCTAACAGGGCTAAACTACGTACCGGCATCAGTATTTTTTTCTTTATTTCGGGGTTTGGATACTCATCATGGGCATCGCGCATTCCATCATTGCAACAGCAGTTACATTTAAACGAAGCAGAATTAGGTGCGGTTTTATTTGCCCTGCCAATCGGCCTGATGCTTACCATGCCTATCACCTCCAAAATGCTCAGGCATTTCAGTAGCCGCAGCATTATGTTTGGCGGGGTAACAGCGTTTACCTTGTTGCTTTGCCTGCCTGGCTTTACTGCCTATATGTGGGAGCTTATTCTGGTGTTGTTTTTTATAGGCTCAACGCGTAACGTAATTGCCATAACGGTAAACGCGCAGGCAGTGGGGGTGCAAGCTATGTATGATAAACCTATCATGGTTACTTTTCATGGCATCTGGAGCCTGGCGGGTTTTGCCGGGGCGGCAGTAGGCTATATTATGGTTTATTTTAATGTTGCGCCAACCTATCACCTTATTGGTGTAAGTGTTGTACTGTTTATACTAACACTCTGGTTTTATCCCAGCTCCCTTGAGCAAGCTCCTTACGGCCAAAGCAACACTACCGTTTTTTCATTCCCCGATAAAGATCTGCTCAAATTCGCGCTCATCGCATTTGCCTGTATGGCCTGCGAAAACACGATGTATGACTGGAGCAGCATTTATTTTCAAAAAGCGCTACAAGCGTCTAAAGCTACCTCAACGGCAGCTTTTGTAGTTTATATGTTTTTTATGACCCTTGGGCGCTTTACCGGTGATAGGATAGTAGCTGCCACCAGTATTAAAAAAGTATTAAACTTTAGCGGCGTATTTATTTTACTCGGTTTTTTAATGGCTGTGCTTTTACCTTACATATATACCGCCTTTATTGGCTATGCCATGGTTGGCATGGGTATTTCCTGTGTAGTGCCATTGGTATTCAGTATGGCCGGCCGGTCAAAAACCTTAAAAAGCGGGCAGGCCCTGGCGGCTATATCTACCGTAAGCTATCTTGGCTTTTTAATTATCCCGCCGTTTGTTGGCTTTGTAGCCCAGGCTGCTGGTTTACGCTGGGCATTTGGCATAGTATCGGGCTTTGGCGCACTCATTATCATGATGGTCGCCCGCATTAAAGAAGAATCGGAAGCCGACGAAGTTTTGGCATAA
- a CDS encoding putative sensor domain DACNV-containing protein: MESRTITSEPTYKAARKIAPAIERHFKHFHSLAADNPAELGLTPDIQTIETLIDLAFWASLRREEGYSPKFTLAFLPPESAGQPLLFGHKIKLAPNILTKFASAVQQPGIHLGVCLEDGELYVWGTTLAIPAYCFVLEVIEPGLLVIKHRRVDGFGKFVNIAILKGDEIKVVDENGSTLSDCPNILTSMLDFTLPSSWNDPVNVLVQLAASMQAHKRGGILLVVPSGSDDWLESIIQPISYPVSPAFSGLTDLMIHEGIEKYHTPWQEKLRRAVDTIGGLTSIDGATVINDKHELLAFGAKIGRSSKSTRVEEIVVTEPVVGCSTRVIHPAQNGGTRHLSAAQFVFDQKDAIALVASQDGRFTVFAWSPVVNMVHAHQIDILLL, encoded by the coding sequence ATGGAATCAAGGACAATTACCTCTGAACCAACATATAAAGCAGCCCGAAAAATTGCCCCGGCAATTGAACGGCATTTTAAACATTTTCATTCATTGGCGGCAGATAACCCTGCCGAGCTTGGCCTTACGCCTGATATACAAACCATTGAAACCCTTATAGATTTAGCTTTTTGGGCAAGTTTACGCCGCGAAGAAGGTTATTCGCCCAAGTTTACGCTTGCTTTTTTACCGCCCGAAAGCGCCGGGCAGCCTTTATTGTTTGGCCACAAAATTAAGCTGGCCCCCAATATACTTACCAAATTTGCTTCGGCCGTACAGCAGCCGGGTATCCACCTTGGCGTTTGTTTAGAGGATGGTGAACTGTATGTTTGGGGAACCACTCTTGCCATACCTGCTTATTGTTTTGTTTTGGAAGTAATTGAGCCAGGCCTATTGGTAATAAAACATCGCCGGGTTGACGGCTTTGGCAAGTTTGTGAATATTGCTATTTTAAAGGGTGACGAAATAAAGGTGGTTGACGAAAATGGATCGACCCTGTCCGACTGCCCCAACATACTAACCTCGATGCTTGATTTTACGCTGCCATCATCATGGAACGATCCGGTGAATGTGCTGGTGCAGTTAGCTGCATCAATGCAGGCCCACAAACGGGGCGGTATTTTGCTGGTTGTTCCATCCGGCAGCGACGACTGGCTGGAATCTATCATCCAGCCTATCTCCTACCCCGTTTCCCCTGCATTCTCCGGCCTTACCGATTTGATGATACACGAGGGGATTGAAAAATACCATACGCCATGGCAGGAAAAATTGCGCCGCGCCGTTGACACTATCGGAGGCTTAACATCAATAGACGGCGCAACTGTTATTAACGATAAACATGAATTGCTGGCCTTTGGGGCCAAAATAGGCCGTTCGTCAAAAAGCACCCGTGTAGAAGAAATTGTGGTAACCGAGCCTGTTGTTGGTTGCTCCACCAGGGTGATCCACCCGGCTCAAAACGGCGGCACCAGGCATTTATCGGCAGCCCAGTTTGTGTTCGATCAAAAGGATGCCATAGCGTTGGTGGCTTCGCAGGATGGCAGGTTTACAGTTTTTGCATGGTCGCCGGTGGTAAATATGGTTCATGCCCACCAGATTGATATATTGTTGCTGTAA